Proteins co-encoded in one Salvelinus namaycush isolate Seneca unplaced genomic scaffold, SaNama_1.0 Scaffold467, whole genome shotgun sequence genomic window:
- the LOC120041442 gene encoding Fc receptor-like protein 5 isoform X5, whose amino-acid sequence MKKKQELCLLPVLVAACLVSIMGGSPLPSPILIGPDKAYLNSKVVFQCRSPGSPPPNTYELLKDGNHLVATSNDLQDDQSAMFFLKISVTSEGSYHCRVTAGGNMGLSGTVRLQVVIPVSGTMVTSDPDPPILYEGLRLTLTCDVTKGSHLSYTWFYNRQEVTSSPTSPLTPLLLWPVGNTLVVERVTTKHAGNYSCIAGTRMQTNSRFSSSREITVRIKVYLSVPQISFTISKEGSSYHGNVTCRSSRGTPPVTFYLFLDDKEVGSDVATESLVAWFPVAMVPGRDMGAVRCAVESDAQRLTSRPLTLVVVPVGGSPKVDVEYLYRVDSKMAAARLQCLLSLGTFPFFSWSLNGSLLLHPSEGDSSHPSHALADGGRTLFLTEITLEDSGYYRCRARDSYDVTSAWVESQPVLVQVTEVATTTIEVMAIVFCCFLMLTLAGGVACVMRMLNRQRDVVASSEQRARARAAK is encoded by the exons TTGCGGCCTGTTTAGTGTCCATAATGG GTGGTTCACCTCTCCCTAGCCCTATTCTGATTGGTCCAGACAAGGCCTACCTGAACTCCAAGGTAGTGTTCCAATGTAGGTCACCTGGGTCTCCTCCACCAAACACATACGAGCTCCTGAAGGACGGCAACCACCTGGTCGCCACGAGCAACGACCTCCAAGACGACCAATCGGCTATGTTCTTCCTGAAGATCTCTGTGACGTCAGAAGGATCGTACCACTGCAGGGTGACGGCAGGTGGAAACATGGGCCTCAGTGGAACAGTCCGCCTGCAAGTAGTGA TCCCTGTCTCAGGCACTATGGTGACTTCTGACCCTGATCCTCCCATTCTCTACGAGGGGTTGCGGCTCACTCTCACATGTGATGTCACCAAGGGCTCCCACCTCTCCTACACCTGGTTCTACAACagacaggaagtgacatcatcTCCAACCTCACCTTTGACCCCGCTTCTGCTCTGGCCGGTGGGGAACACGCTGGTAGTGGAGAGGGTCACAACAAAGCATGCTGGGAATTATTCGTGCATTGCCGGGACCAGGATGCAGACCAACAGCAGGTTCTCCAGCAGCAGAGAGATCACGGTCAGGATCAAAG tctatCTCTCCGTACCCCAAATATCCTTCACCATCTCCAAAGAGGGTTCGAGTTACCACGGCAATGTGACCTGCAGGTCGTCAAGGGGAACCCCTCCCGTGACCTTCTACCTCTTCCTTGACGACAAGGAGGTGGGTTCCGACGTGGCAACGGAGTCGCTGGTTGCCTGGTTCCCCGTTGCCATGGTTCCCGGGCGTGACATGGGCGCGGTGCGGTGTGCAGTGGAGAGTGATGCACAGAGACTGACCAGCAGACCCCTGACTCTGGTAGTGG tcccAGTAGGAGGCTCACCAAAGGTGGATGTGGAGTACCTTTACAGAGTTGATTCCAAGATGGCCGCCGCTCGTCTCCAATGCCTCCTGAGCCTTGGGACCTTCCCTTTCTTCTCCTGGTCCCTCAACggctccctcctccttcaccccTCCGAGGGAGACTCCTCTCACCCATCTCACGCCCTGGCGGACGGAGGGCGCACCCTATTCCTCACCGAGATCACCCTAGAGGACTCTGGGTATTATCGGTGCAGAGCAAGGGACAGTTATGACGTAACGTCCGCCTGGGTGGAAAGCCAACCTGTCCTTGTGCAGGTCACAG AAGTTGCCACGACAACCATAGAGGTCATGGCCATAGTGTTCTGCTGTTTCCTCATGCTGACCCTGGCAGGGGGTGTGGCCTGTGTGATGAGGATGCTCAACCGCcaacgag acGTTGTTGCAAGCAgcgagcagagagcgagagcgagagcggcGAAGTGA
- the LOC120041442 gene encoding Fc receptor-like protein 5 isoform X4 gives MKKKQELCLLPVLVAACLVSIMGGSPLPSPILIGPDKAYLNSKVVFQCRSPGSPPPNTYELLKDGNHLVATSNDLQDDQSAMFFLKISVTSEGSYHCRVTAGGNMGLSGTVRLQVVIPVSGTMVTSDPDPPILYEGLRLTLTCDVTKGSHLSYTWFYNRQEVTSSPTSPLTPLLLWPVGNTLVVERVTTKHAGNYSCIAGTRMQTNSRFSSSREITVRIKVYLSVPQISFTISKEGSSYHGNVTCRSSRGTPPVTFYLFLDDKEVGSDVATESLVAWFPVAMVPGRDMGAVRCAVESDAQRLTSRPLTLVVVPVGGSPKVDVEYLYRVDSKMAAARLQCLLSLGTFPFFSWSLNGSLLLHPSEGDSSHPSHALADGGRTLFLTEITLEDSGYYRCRARDSYDVTSAWVESQPVLVQVTEVATTTIEVMAIVFCCFLMLTLAGGVACVMRMLNRQRVKDDSVNISASSQIHFLCLTSLPDP, from the exons TTGCGGCCTGTTTAGTGTCCATAATGG GTGGTTCACCTCTCCCTAGCCCTATTCTGATTGGTCCAGACAAGGCCTACCTGAACTCCAAGGTAGTGTTCCAATGTAGGTCACCTGGGTCTCCTCCACCAAACACATACGAGCTCCTGAAGGACGGCAACCACCTGGTCGCCACGAGCAACGACCTCCAAGACGACCAATCGGCTATGTTCTTCCTGAAGATCTCTGTGACGTCAGAAGGATCGTACCACTGCAGGGTGACGGCAGGTGGAAACATGGGCCTCAGTGGAACAGTCCGCCTGCAAGTAGTGA TCCCTGTCTCAGGCACTATGGTGACTTCTGACCCTGATCCTCCCATTCTCTACGAGGGGTTGCGGCTCACTCTCACATGTGATGTCACCAAGGGCTCCCACCTCTCCTACACCTGGTTCTACAACagacaggaagtgacatcatcTCCAACCTCACCTTTGACCCCGCTTCTGCTCTGGCCGGTGGGGAACACGCTGGTAGTGGAGAGGGTCACAACAAAGCATGCTGGGAATTATTCGTGCATTGCCGGGACCAGGATGCAGACCAACAGCAGGTTCTCCAGCAGCAGAGAGATCACGGTCAGGATCAAAG tctatCTCTCCGTACCCCAAATATCCTTCACCATCTCCAAAGAGGGTTCGAGTTACCACGGCAATGTGACCTGCAGGTCGTCAAGGGGAACCCCTCCCGTGACCTTCTACCTCTTCCTTGACGACAAGGAGGTGGGTTCCGACGTGGCAACGGAGTCGCTGGTTGCCTGGTTCCCCGTTGCCATGGTTCCCGGGCGTGACATGGGCGCGGTGCGGTGTGCAGTGGAGAGTGATGCACAGAGACTGACCAGCAGACCCCTGACTCTGGTAGTGG tcccAGTAGGAGGCTCACCAAAGGTGGATGTGGAGTACCTTTACAGAGTTGATTCCAAGATGGCCGCCGCTCGTCTCCAATGCCTCCTGAGCCTTGGGACCTTCCCTTTCTTCTCCTGGTCCCTCAACggctccctcctccttcaccccTCCGAGGGAGACTCCTCTCACCCATCTCACGCCCTGGCGGACGGAGGGCGCACCCTATTCCTCACCGAGATCACCCTAGAGGACTCTGGGTATTATCGGTGCAGAGCAAGGGACAGTTATGACGTAACGTCCGCCTGGGTGGAAAGCCAACCTGTCCTTGTGCAGGTCACAG AAGTTGCCACGACAACCATAGAGGTCATGGCCATAGTGTTCTGCTGTTTCCTCATGCTGACCCTGGCAGGGGGTGTGGCCTGTGTGATGAGGATGCTCAACCGCcaacgag TGAAAGACGATTCAGTGAACATTTCTGCATCATCCCAGATCCACTTTCTCTGTCTGACATCACTACCAG ACCCT
- the LOC120041442 gene encoding Fc receptor-like protein 5 isoform X3, with amino-acid sequence MKKKQELCLLPVLVAACLVSIMGGSPLPSPILIGPDKAYLNSKVVFQCRSPGSPPPNTYELLKDGNHLVATSNDLQDDQSAMFFLKISVTSEGSYHCRVTAGGNMGLSGTVRLQVVIPVSGTMVTSDPDPPILYEGLRLTLTCDVTKGSHLSYTWFYNRQEVTSSPTSPLTPLLLWPVGNTLVVERVTTKHAGNYSCIAGTRMQTNSRFSSSREITVRIKVYLSVPQISFTISKEGSSYHGNVTCRSSRGTPPVTFYLFLDDKEVGSDVATESLVAWFPVAMVPGRDMGAVRCAVESDAQRLTSRPLTLVVVPVGGSPKVDVEYLYRVDSKMAAARLQCLLSLGTFPFFSWSLNGSLLLHPSEGDSSHPSHALADGGRTLFLTEITLEDSGYYRCRARDSYDVTSAWVESQPVLVQVTEVATTTIEVMAIVFCCFLMLTLAGGVACVMRMLNRQRDVVASSEQRARARAANERRFSEHFCIIPDPLSLSDITTRSGVKQVDTSCVDSDVENQTLEITI; translated from the exons TTGCGGCCTGTTTAGTGTCCATAATGG GTGGTTCACCTCTCCCTAGCCCTATTCTGATTGGTCCAGACAAGGCCTACCTGAACTCCAAGGTAGTGTTCCAATGTAGGTCACCTGGGTCTCCTCCACCAAACACATACGAGCTCCTGAAGGACGGCAACCACCTGGTCGCCACGAGCAACGACCTCCAAGACGACCAATCGGCTATGTTCTTCCTGAAGATCTCTGTGACGTCAGAAGGATCGTACCACTGCAGGGTGACGGCAGGTGGAAACATGGGCCTCAGTGGAACAGTCCGCCTGCAAGTAGTGA TCCCTGTCTCAGGCACTATGGTGACTTCTGACCCTGATCCTCCCATTCTCTACGAGGGGTTGCGGCTCACTCTCACATGTGATGTCACCAAGGGCTCCCACCTCTCCTACACCTGGTTCTACAACagacaggaagtgacatcatcTCCAACCTCACCTTTGACCCCGCTTCTGCTCTGGCCGGTGGGGAACACGCTGGTAGTGGAGAGGGTCACAACAAAGCATGCTGGGAATTATTCGTGCATTGCCGGGACCAGGATGCAGACCAACAGCAGGTTCTCCAGCAGCAGAGAGATCACGGTCAGGATCAAAG tctatCTCTCCGTACCCCAAATATCCTTCACCATCTCCAAAGAGGGTTCGAGTTACCACGGCAATGTGACCTGCAGGTCGTCAAGGGGAACCCCTCCCGTGACCTTCTACCTCTTCCTTGACGACAAGGAGGTGGGTTCCGACGTGGCAACGGAGTCGCTGGTTGCCTGGTTCCCCGTTGCCATGGTTCCCGGGCGTGACATGGGCGCGGTGCGGTGTGCAGTGGAGAGTGATGCACAGAGACTGACCAGCAGACCCCTGACTCTGGTAGTGG tcccAGTAGGAGGCTCACCAAAGGTGGATGTGGAGTACCTTTACAGAGTTGATTCCAAGATGGCCGCCGCTCGTCTCCAATGCCTCCTGAGCCTTGGGACCTTCCCTTTCTTCTCCTGGTCCCTCAACggctccctcctccttcaccccTCCGAGGGAGACTCCTCTCACCCATCTCACGCCCTGGCGGACGGAGGGCGCACCCTATTCCTCACCGAGATCACCCTAGAGGACTCTGGGTATTATCGGTGCAGAGCAAGGGACAGTTATGACGTAACGTCCGCCTGGGTGGAAAGCCAACCTGTCCTTGTGCAGGTCACAG AAGTTGCCACGACAACCATAGAGGTCATGGCCATAGTGTTCTGCTGTTTCCTCATGCTGACCCTGGCAGGGGGTGTGGCCTGTGTGATGAGGATGCTCAACCGCcaacgag acGTTGTTGCAAGCAgcgagcagagagcgagagcgagagcggcGAA TGAAAGACGATTCAGTGAACATTTCTGCATCATCCCAGATCCACTTTCTCTGTCTGACATCACTACCAGGTCAGGGGTCAAGCAAGTGGACACTTCCTGTGTTGACAGTGATGTTGAGAATCAG ACCCT
- the LOC120041442 gene encoding Fc receptor-like protein 5 isoform X2, whose translation MKKKQELCLLPVLVAACLVSIMGGSPLPSPILIGPDKAYLNSKVVFQCRSPGSPPPNTYELLKDGNHLVATSNDLQDDQSAMFFLKISVTSEGSYHCRVTAGGNMGLSGTVRLQVVIPVSGTMVTSDPDPPILYEGLRLTLTCDVTKGSHLSYTWFYNRQEVTSSPTSPLTPLLLWPVGNTLVVERVTTKHAGNYSCIAGTRMQTNSRFSSSREITVRIKVYLSVPQISFTISKEGSSYHGNVTCRSSRGTPPVTFYLFLDDKEVGSDVATESLVAWFPVAMVPGRDMGAVRCAVESDAQRLTSRPLTLVVVPVGGSPKVDVEYLYRVDSKMAAARLQCLLSLGTFPFFSWSLNGSLLLHPSEGDSSHPSHALADGGRTLFLTEITLEDSGYYRCRARDSYDVTSAWVESQPVLVQVTEVATTTIEVMAIVFCCFLMLTLAGGVACVMRMLNRQRDVVASSEQRARARAANERRFSEHFCIIPDPLSLSDITTRPLRSQYNRRDEIKPNFRPTSSSQKNPSM comes from the exons TTGCGGCCTGTTTAGTGTCCATAATGG GTGGTTCACCTCTCCCTAGCCCTATTCTGATTGGTCCAGACAAGGCCTACCTGAACTCCAAGGTAGTGTTCCAATGTAGGTCACCTGGGTCTCCTCCACCAAACACATACGAGCTCCTGAAGGACGGCAACCACCTGGTCGCCACGAGCAACGACCTCCAAGACGACCAATCGGCTATGTTCTTCCTGAAGATCTCTGTGACGTCAGAAGGATCGTACCACTGCAGGGTGACGGCAGGTGGAAACATGGGCCTCAGTGGAACAGTCCGCCTGCAAGTAGTGA TCCCTGTCTCAGGCACTATGGTGACTTCTGACCCTGATCCTCCCATTCTCTACGAGGGGTTGCGGCTCACTCTCACATGTGATGTCACCAAGGGCTCCCACCTCTCCTACACCTGGTTCTACAACagacaggaagtgacatcatcTCCAACCTCACCTTTGACCCCGCTTCTGCTCTGGCCGGTGGGGAACACGCTGGTAGTGGAGAGGGTCACAACAAAGCATGCTGGGAATTATTCGTGCATTGCCGGGACCAGGATGCAGACCAACAGCAGGTTCTCCAGCAGCAGAGAGATCACGGTCAGGATCAAAG tctatCTCTCCGTACCCCAAATATCCTTCACCATCTCCAAAGAGGGTTCGAGTTACCACGGCAATGTGACCTGCAGGTCGTCAAGGGGAACCCCTCCCGTGACCTTCTACCTCTTCCTTGACGACAAGGAGGTGGGTTCCGACGTGGCAACGGAGTCGCTGGTTGCCTGGTTCCCCGTTGCCATGGTTCCCGGGCGTGACATGGGCGCGGTGCGGTGTGCAGTGGAGAGTGATGCACAGAGACTGACCAGCAGACCCCTGACTCTGGTAGTGG tcccAGTAGGAGGCTCACCAAAGGTGGATGTGGAGTACCTTTACAGAGTTGATTCCAAGATGGCCGCCGCTCGTCTCCAATGCCTCCTGAGCCTTGGGACCTTCCCTTTCTTCTCCTGGTCCCTCAACggctccctcctccttcaccccTCCGAGGGAGACTCCTCTCACCCATCTCACGCCCTGGCGGACGGAGGGCGCACCCTATTCCTCACCGAGATCACCCTAGAGGACTCTGGGTATTATCGGTGCAGAGCAAGGGACAGTTATGACGTAACGTCCGCCTGGGTGGAAAGCCAACCTGTCCTTGTGCAGGTCACAG AAGTTGCCACGACAACCATAGAGGTCATGGCCATAGTGTTCTGCTGTTTCCTCATGCTGACCCTGGCAGGGGGTGTGGCCTGTGTGATGAGGATGCTCAACCGCcaacgag acGTTGTTGCAAGCAgcgagcagagagcgagagcgagagcggcGAA TGAAAGACGATTCAGTGAACATTTCTGCATCATCCCAGATCCACTTTCTCTGTCTGACATCACTACCAG ACCCT
- the LOC120041442 gene encoding Fc receptor-like protein 5 isoform X1 gives MKKKQELCLLPVLVAACLVSIMGGSPLPSPILIGPDKAYLNSKVVFQCRSPGSPPPNTYELLKDGNHLVATSNDLQDDQSAMFFLKISVTSEGSYHCRVTAGGNMGLSGTVRLQVVIPVSGTMVTSDPDPPILYEGLRLTLTCDVTKGSHLSYTWFYNRQEVTSSPTSPLTPLLLWPVGNTLVVERVTTKHAGNYSCIAGTRMQTNSRFSSSREITVRIKVYLSVPQISFTISKEGSSYHGNVTCRSSRGTPPVTFYLFLDDKEVGSDVATESLVAWFPVAMVPGRDMGAVRCAVESDAQRLTSRPLTLVVVPVGGSPKVDVEYLYRVDSKMAAARLQCLLSLGTFPFFSWSLNGSLLLHPSEGDSSHPSHALADGGRTLFLTEITLEDSGYYRCRARDSYDVTSAWVESQPVLVQVTEVATTTIEVMAIVFCCFLMLTLAGGVACVMRMLNRQRVKDDSVNISASSQIHFLCLTSLPGQGSSKWTLPVLTVMLRIRPLRSQYNRRDEIKPNFRPTSSSQKNPSM, from the exons TTGCGGCCTGTTTAGTGTCCATAATGG GTGGTTCACCTCTCCCTAGCCCTATTCTGATTGGTCCAGACAAGGCCTACCTGAACTCCAAGGTAGTGTTCCAATGTAGGTCACCTGGGTCTCCTCCACCAAACACATACGAGCTCCTGAAGGACGGCAACCACCTGGTCGCCACGAGCAACGACCTCCAAGACGACCAATCGGCTATGTTCTTCCTGAAGATCTCTGTGACGTCAGAAGGATCGTACCACTGCAGGGTGACGGCAGGTGGAAACATGGGCCTCAGTGGAACAGTCCGCCTGCAAGTAGTGA TCCCTGTCTCAGGCACTATGGTGACTTCTGACCCTGATCCTCCCATTCTCTACGAGGGGTTGCGGCTCACTCTCACATGTGATGTCACCAAGGGCTCCCACCTCTCCTACACCTGGTTCTACAACagacaggaagtgacatcatcTCCAACCTCACCTTTGACCCCGCTTCTGCTCTGGCCGGTGGGGAACACGCTGGTAGTGGAGAGGGTCACAACAAAGCATGCTGGGAATTATTCGTGCATTGCCGGGACCAGGATGCAGACCAACAGCAGGTTCTCCAGCAGCAGAGAGATCACGGTCAGGATCAAAG tctatCTCTCCGTACCCCAAATATCCTTCACCATCTCCAAAGAGGGTTCGAGTTACCACGGCAATGTGACCTGCAGGTCGTCAAGGGGAACCCCTCCCGTGACCTTCTACCTCTTCCTTGACGACAAGGAGGTGGGTTCCGACGTGGCAACGGAGTCGCTGGTTGCCTGGTTCCCCGTTGCCATGGTTCCCGGGCGTGACATGGGCGCGGTGCGGTGTGCAGTGGAGAGTGATGCACAGAGACTGACCAGCAGACCCCTGACTCTGGTAGTGG tcccAGTAGGAGGCTCACCAAAGGTGGATGTGGAGTACCTTTACAGAGTTGATTCCAAGATGGCCGCCGCTCGTCTCCAATGCCTCCTGAGCCTTGGGACCTTCCCTTTCTTCTCCTGGTCCCTCAACggctccctcctccttcaccccTCCGAGGGAGACTCCTCTCACCCATCTCACGCCCTGGCGGACGGAGGGCGCACCCTATTCCTCACCGAGATCACCCTAGAGGACTCTGGGTATTATCGGTGCAGAGCAAGGGACAGTTATGACGTAACGTCCGCCTGGGTGGAAAGCCAACCTGTCCTTGTGCAGGTCACAG AAGTTGCCACGACAACCATAGAGGTCATGGCCATAGTGTTCTGCTGTTTCCTCATGCTGACCCTGGCAGGGGGTGTGGCCTGTGTGATGAGGATGCTCAACCGCcaacgag TGAAAGACGATTCAGTGAACATTTCTGCATCATCCCAGATCCACTTTCTCTGTCTGACATCACTACCAGGTCAGGGGTCAAGCAAGTGGACACTTCCTGTGTTGACAGTGATGTTGAGAATCAG ACCCT